A genomic window from Aurantimicrobium photophilum includes:
- a CDS encoding SufE family protein: MTELPAALAETRDDFLDLGDKDKIQLLIEFAEELPELPTRYADHPELLEKVEECQSPVYIFVEVENNTVSVFATAPEQAPTTRGFASILAQGLTGLSVEEALGVPDDFPSTLGLNTLISPLRVRGMTGMLWRMKRQIREKTQG; encoded by the coding sequence ATGACTGAGCTTCCTGCTGCACTCGCTGAAACCCGCGACGATTTTCTTGACCTGGGCGATAAAGACAAGATTCAGCTCCTCATCGAATTTGCTGAAGAACTCCCTGAACTTCCTACGAGATATGCAGACCATCCTGAACTGCTCGAAAAGGTTGAAGAGTGCCAGTCGCCGGTCTACATCTTCGTTGAGGTAGAGAACAACACAGTTTCTGTCTTTGCCACCGCTCCGGAACAAGCACCCACTACTCGCGGCTTCGCAAGCATTCTCGCTCAGGGCCTGACCGGACTCTCTGTCGAGGAAGCACTGGGTGTTCCTGATGACTTCCCCAGCACGCTCGGCCTGAATACCCTTATCTCTCCTCTGCGTGTGCGAGGAATGACAGGAATGCTCTGGCGCATGAAGCGTCAGATCCGCGAGAAAACACAGGGCTAA
- a CDS encoding ammonium transporter has protein sequence MDQGNTAFVLISAALVLLMTPALAFFYGGLVKAKSVVSMMMLSFGSLALIGVLWVIYGYAIAFANEGSPTFYGIDGIIGIDTAYIGLEGLLETPEGAAFPPLAFAAFQATFAIITVALISGSIADRAKFGAWLVFAGIWATVVYFPVASWVFNFTIVDGKIVDGGWIAYNLGAIDFAGGTAVHINAGAAALALALVLGKRIGFAKGVAKPHNVPLVLLGAGLLWFGWFGFNAGSELAADGIASLAFINTIAAPAAAVLGWLLIERIKEGKATSVGAASGAVAGLVAITPACANLTPMWAIVLGLVAGAVCALAIELKFTFGFDDSLDVVGIHLVGGLIGTLFLGFFATDVGLLFSGSFDQLGKQAIAAFTVLIFSFVLSYIIGTIIEKTMGFRIKNEDELAGIDTIVHGEEGYALQDA, from the coding sequence ATGGATCAAGGCAACACCGCCTTTGTACTCATCAGCGCAGCTCTCGTGCTCCTGATGACTCCCGCCCTGGCATTCTTCTATGGCGGTCTCGTCAAAGCCAAGAGCGTCGTCAGCATGATGATGCTGAGCTTTGGCTCACTTGCTCTCATTGGCGTTCTGTGGGTTATCTACGGATACGCCATTGCGTTCGCCAACGAAGGTTCTCCAACTTTCTATGGCATCGACGGCATTATCGGTATCGATACCGCCTACATCGGTCTTGAAGGTCTTCTGGAAACCCCAGAGGGTGCTGCCTTCCCACCACTGGCATTCGCTGCATTCCAGGCAACCTTTGCCATCATCACTGTCGCGCTGATCAGCGGTTCGATCGCTGACCGTGCAAAGTTCGGCGCATGGTTGGTCTTCGCAGGTATCTGGGCAACCGTTGTGTACTTCCCCGTTGCATCGTGGGTCTTCAACTTCACCATCGTGGATGGCAAGATTGTTGACGGCGGATGGATTGCCTACAACCTGGGCGCCATCGACTTCGCTGGTGGTACAGCTGTTCACATCAACGCAGGTGCTGCTGCACTCGCACTCGCACTCGTGCTCGGTAAGCGCATTGGTTTCGCTAAGGGTGTAGCAAAGCCTCACAACGTTCCATTGGTTCTGCTCGGAGCAGGTCTGCTGTGGTTCGGCTGGTTCGGCTTCAACGCAGGTTCAGAACTTGCTGCTGACGGCATTGCATCGCTGGCCTTCATCAACACCATCGCTGCTCCTGCTGCTGCGGTACTTGGATGGCTCCTGATCGAGCGCATCAAGGAAGGCAAGGCAACTTCGGTTGGCGCGGCTTCGGGTGCTGTTGCTGGTCTTGTAGCAATTACTCCCGCCTGTGCAAACCTGACTCCCATGTGGGCAATTGTTCTAGGTTTGGTAGCCGGTGCAGTCTGTGCCCTGGCTATTGAGCTCAAGTTCACCTTCGGTTTCGATGACTCTCTCGACGTAGTGGGTATCCACCTCGTTGGTGGTCTGATTGGAACTCTGTTCCTTGGATTCTTCGCAACCGATGTGGGCCTTCTCTTCTCTGGTTCGTTCGACCAGTTGGGCAAGCAGGCCATCGCAGCCTTCACCGTCCTGATCTTCTCCTTCGTTCTGAGCTACATCATCGGAACGATCATCGAGAAGACCATGGGCTTCCGTATCAAGAACGAAGATGAGCTCGCTGGCATCGACACCATCGTTCACGGCGAAGAGGGTTACGCACTCCAGGACGCTTAA
- a CDS encoding ribonuclease D: MVSVRVIDNAAEFLEACEVITSGTGPLAIDAERASGFTYSQRAYLIQVHRREAGTFLFDPPAIGDMSQLFLQNADEEWVLHAASQDLACLREVGITPARIFDTELSARLLGMERVGLGPVVESLLGIHLAKEHSAADWSTRPLPEPWLKYAALDVELLVDVRDEIEKLLIESNKLSWAQEEFQATLDKPEKIVSAEPWRRISGLHTLRTPRQLAVARALWNARDEVAQRRDVSPGRLIPDSAIVAASRSTLTNKSELIGLKEFNGRASKSLLDTWWDAVLIGLKDDSLPVMRVPSDTLPPPRAWVDRKPEALERLQTAREALSARAEELSMPVENLLTPSILRELSWAPPSPITVVSISAALKKHGARVWQITETCALISNAFVEADQKVPEEPAEVS, from the coding sequence GTGGTTAGCGTTCGCGTCATTGATAACGCTGCAGAATTTCTCGAAGCGTGTGAAGTAATTACATCAGGAACGGGCCCGCTGGCCATTGATGCTGAGCGCGCTTCAGGATTTACCTACTCTCAACGCGCCTATCTGATCCAAGTTCACCGCCGCGAAGCAGGAACCTTCCTCTTTGATCCCCCTGCAATTGGTGACATGTCGCAGTTGTTTCTCCAGAACGCTGATGAAGAATGGGTTCTCCACGCCGCCAGCCAAGACCTAGCTTGCTTGCGCGAAGTGGGCATCACCCCTGCACGGATCTTCGATACGGAACTTTCAGCCCGACTGCTGGGCATGGAGCGCGTAGGACTGGGTCCTGTAGTTGAGTCACTGCTAGGGATTCATTTAGCTAAAGAACACAGTGCAGCAGACTGGTCTACTCGTCCGCTTCCAGAGCCGTGGCTGAAATATGCAGCTCTTGATGTTGAGCTCCTCGTTGATGTTCGAGACGAGATTGAAAAGCTTCTTATCGAATCCAACAAACTTTCCTGGGCGCAGGAAGAATTTCAAGCAACCCTCGATAAGCCTGAGAAGATTGTGAGCGCAGAACCCTGGCGCCGAATCTCAGGACTTCACACACTGCGCACTCCTAGGCAGCTCGCCGTCGCACGTGCACTCTGGAACGCCCGGGATGAGGTAGCTCAGCGTCGTGATGTTTCACCAGGTCGACTCATTCCCGACAGCGCCATTGTTGCGGCCAGTCGATCGACTCTGACGAACAAGTCAGAACTCATCGGGCTCAAAGAATTCAACGGTCGCGCGAGTAAGAGCCTTCTCGACACCTGGTGGGATGCGGTCCTTATCGGCCTGAAAGATGACTCGCTTCCCGTTATGCGAGTTCCCAGTGACACCCTGCCACCACCTCGTGCATGGGTTGATCGCAAGCCCGAGGCACTCGAGCGTCTTCAAACTGCTCGAGAAGCACTCTCAGCACGCGCGGAAGAACTATCTATGCCAGTTGAGAACTTGCTCACTCCCAGCATTCTTCGAGAGCTTTCCTGGGCCCCGCCCAGCCCGATCACCGTGGTGAGCATCTCGGCAGCATTGAAAAAGCACGGTGCACGTGTATGGCAAATAACGGAGACGTGTGCACTGATTTCGAATGCTTTTGTTGAAGCAGACCAAAAAGTACCTGAAGAACCTGCAGAGGTTTCGTAG
- a CDS encoding DUF3000 domain-containing protein — MSVTENLPEAFKLAVESISSVAFREELTVRQIDSPSGVAPYSYALAADVLIAEHEHESQHGTGRFILLYDPAEPESWGGPFRVVAFAQAPLEAEIGLDPFLANVAWSWLTDALTIREADYFNASGTATRILSTGFGELADAGEGAQIELRASWSPASPQMGEQAEAWGELLCMLAGLPPTADAVSLTARRRERG, encoded by the coding sequence GTGAGCGTCACCGAGAACCTGCCTGAGGCATTCAAACTTGCTGTTGAAAGCATCAGTTCTGTTGCCTTCCGCGAAGAACTCACCGTTCGTCAAATTGACTCTCCCTCAGGCGTTGCCCCCTATAGCTACGCCTTAGCTGCTGACGTCCTCATCGCTGAACACGAGCACGAATCGCAGCACGGCACAGGCCGTTTCATTCTTCTTTATGACCCTGCAGAGCCAGAGTCATGGGGTGGGCCTTTCCGCGTGGTTGCTTTTGCTCAGGCACCCCTGGAGGCCGAAATTGGTCTAGATCCTTTCCTTGCCAACGTGGCATGGTCGTGGCTCACTGATGCGTTAACAATTCGAGAAGCGGACTATTTCAACGCTTCGGGTACAGCTACTCGTATCCTTTCCACCGGCTTTGGTGAACTCGCCGATGCTGGCGAAGGTGCACAAATAGAACTTCGTGCATCCTGGTCACCTGCATCTCCACAGATGGGTGAGCAAGCAGAAGCGTGGGGCGAGCTCCTGTGCATGCTTGCAGGACTTCCTCCCACTGCAGATGCCGTAAGCCTGACCGCCCGCCGCAGGGAGCGTGGTTAG
- a CDS encoding sulfurtransferase, translating into MSVPIDNSPKFAEYAHPEAIVSTEWLAANLNTPNLVVVESDEDVLLYEIGHIPGAVKIDWHTDLNDPVLRDYVQGEAFAELLSSKGISRDTTVVIYGDKSNWWAAYALWVFKLFGHEDVRLLDGGRDKWIAEGRELTKEQPEIVRSSYPVVERNDAPIRAYLSDTLAHIGKPMIDVRSPEEYSGERTHMPAYPEEGALRGGHIPGAASVPWARAANEDSTFKNRADLEALYLDGAGLKPGDDIIAYCRIGERSSHTWFVLNYLLGFTGVRNYDGSWTEWGSAVRVPIVKGTEPGALVD; encoded by the coding sequence ATGAGCGTACCTATCGATAACAGCCCGAAGTTTGCCGAATACGCACACCCAGAAGCGATTGTGAGCACTGAATGGCTCGCTGCGAACCTCAACACCCCCAACCTTGTTGTTGTGGAATCAGATGAAGATGTTCTTCTCTATGAAATTGGTCACATCCCTGGCGCCGTCAAAATCGACTGGCACACCGACCTCAACGACCCCGTCCTTCGTGACTATGTTCAGGGTGAGGCATTTGCAGAGCTCTTGAGTTCAAAGGGAATCTCCCGCGACACCACCGTTGTGATTTATGGCGACAAGAGCAACTGGTGGGCTGCATATGCTCTCTGGGTTTTCAAACTCTTTGGCCACGAAGATGTCCGCCTGCTTGATGGTGGCCGCGACAAGTGGATCGCAGAAGGCCGCGAGCTCACCAAGGAACAACCAGAGATTGTTCGCTCCAGCTACCCCGTTGTGGAGCGCAACGACGCTCCAATCCGTGCATACCTCAGCGACACTCTTGCCCACATTGGTAAGCCCATGATTGATGTGCGCAGCCCTGAAGAATATTCAGGTGAGCGCACTCACATGCCTGCTTATCCTGAAGAGGGCGCCTTGCGCGGTGGTCACATCCCCGGCGCGGCAAGCGTTCCCTGGGCTCGTGCCGCTAACGAAGACAGCACCTTCAAGAACCGTGCTGATCTCGAAGCCCTTTATCTTGATGGTGCTGGTCTCAAGCCTGGCGATGACATCATTGCCTACTGCCGCATTGGTGAGCGTTCAAGCCACACCTGGTTTGTCCTGAACTACCTCCTCGGATTCACCGGAGTTCGCAACTACGACGGCTCCTGGACCGAATGGGGGTCTGCCGTTCGTGTGCCGATTGTCAAGGGCACCGAACCAGGCGCACTGGTCGATTAG
- the zapE gene encoding cell division protein ZapE, whose product MTSTISLVERHPTLDAGSIVSSLVPPPQFVEARFDNYIPNPDFPSQEEARHILEEFASKNTSVIKQGKLFGRTKKVEEFPPGVYLDGGFGVGKTHLLAASWNIASGKKYFGTFLQYTSLVGALGYVKAVEALKGASLICIDEFELDDPGDTMMMTRMLGELVAGGTRIAATSNTPPAALGEGRFAAADFLREIQALASNFRTLRIDGTDYRQRTAEGVSRVLSSSELTSAVESKSNEGLTVSSDSFDSLLAHLATVHPSVYVRLLEGLDVIALSDVHVIVNQTDALRLVAFIDRVYDAQIPIIASGSPLSEVFGGDMIHGGYRKKYLRCVSRLIALTNS is encoded by the coding sequence ATGACTTCCACCATTTCCCTGGTCGAACGCCATCCGACCCTTGATGCAGGGTCAATTGTCAGCAGCCTGGTTCCACCGCCGCAGTTCGTAGAAGCGCGATTCGACAACTACATTCCGAACCCTGATTTCCCTTCACAAGAAGAGGCACGTCACATCTTGGAAGAGTTTGCGTCGAAAAACACCTCCGTCATCAAGCAAGGCAAACTTTTTGGTCGCACCAAGAAAGTCGAAGAGTTTCCTCCGGGGGTCTACCTCGATGGTGGTTTCGGCGTTGGTAAAACTCACCTTCTGGCTGCCTCCTGGAATATTGCCTCGGGCAAGAAGTATTTCGGCACTTTCTTGCAGTACACCTCACTTGTAGGTGCACTGGGTTACGTCAAAGCAGTTGAAGCGCTCAAGGGTGCAAGCCTGATTTGTATCGATGAGTTCGAACTCGATGATCCAGGCGACACCATGATGATGACCCGAATGTTAGGGGAGTTGGTTGCTGGCGGTACCCGAATTGCGGCCACAAGCAACACACCACCTGCCGCATTGGGTGAAGGACGTTTTGCTGCTGCTGACTTCTTGCGCGAAATTCAGGCTCTTGCCTCCAACTTCCGCACTCTCCGTATTGACGGAACCGACTACCGTCAGCGCACTGCTGAAGGAGTATCCCGCGTACTCAGTTCTTCCGAACTTACTTCTGCTGTTGAAAGCAAGAGCAACGAGGGTCTCACCGTTTCATCCGACTCGTTTGATTCACTTCTGGCACATTTAGCAACGGTTCACCCCTCTGTATACGTCCGCCTGCTCGAGGGGCTTGATGTGATTGCGCTCTCTGATGTCCACGTGATTGTGAATCAGACTGATGCGCTTCGACTCGTTGCATTTATTGACCGTGTCTATGACGCCCAGATACCCATCATTGCTAGTGGAAGTCCACTCTCTGAGGTCTTTGGTGGAGACATGATTCACGGTGGATACCGCAAGAAGTATTTACGTTGTGTTTCTCGTCTGATTGCTCTGACCAATTCCTAA
- a CDS encoding 3-hydroxyacyl-CoA dehydrogenase NAD-binding domain-containing protein produces MTNYDAIDFTDLLALSEEEVVTHSFVRDIPLPSGKVLALVTLDNGLDYKRPNTLGPQGLLELDKTLVALSDRAAQGEIHGVAVTGKEFILAAGADLSRVGEVPSKAMAVKLAQLGHRALGRLGQLGVPSFVFINGLALGGGLEVALNADYRTVDANVSAIALPEVFLGLIPGWGGAYLLPNLIGIENALKVVIENPLKNNRMLNASAAFELGIADAMFGSARFLEESILWADSVLNEHQPHRPNQPGKVERLAKWNLAVNIAKKSVEDKLGTVAKSPYVALELLEQARKVDKEAAFAREDEAIASLIVGDQFQASMYAFDLVQKRAKKPAGAPDPKLARPVGKVGVIGAGLMARQFALLFVRKLKVPVVLTDINQDKLDEALAYIHAEIQAMHDKGRISSDENQRLQALVSGTTNPAAFSDADWVIEAVFEELSVKQDVFANIEQFISEDAILATNTSSLSVNEIGAKLKHPERLVGFHFFNPVAVMPLVEVVNAPHTNEIALATAMDTAKKLGKTAVITTDSPGFVVNRLLARLLGEAMHAVDTGTSFKTVDESVASFGMPMAPFELLDLVGLKVGAHVLDTHHAAFPDRFFRSDNLHKLAEHGSIIVRGRTGKITGYDRGAEAIVKGGTSPMTADQIRLRIEDGLADEIHRMLDEKVVSAAQDIDLCMIMGAGWPFQMGGATPFLDRIGASQRVFGDTFHNPPIAGTTK; encoded by the coding sequence ATGACTAATTACGACGCCATTGATTTCACAGACCTCCTAGCTCTCAGCGAGGAAGAAGTCGTCACGCACAGCTTTGTTCGAGACATTCCGCTGCCCAGTGGCAAGGTCTTGGCTTTGGTCACCTTGGATAACGGACTCGACTACAAGCGTCCAAACACCTTGGGACCTCAGGGACTGCTCGAGCTCGACAAGACACTCGTTGCGCTCAGCGATCGTGCCGCACAGGGAGAAATCCACGGTGTTGCTGTTACCGGTAAAGAATTCATCCTTGCTGCAGGTGCAGACCTCAGCCGTGTTGGTGAAGTCCCCAGTAAAGCAATGGCGGTCAAGCTTGCTCAGCTCGGCCACCGTGCCTTGGGACGCCTCGGACAACTCGGAGTTCCCTCTTTTGTCTTCATCAATGGTTTGGCCTTAGGTGGTGGCCTAGAAGTTGCCCTCAACGCTGATTACCGCACTGTTGATGCGAACGTCAGTGCGATTGCTCTTCCCGAGGTGTTCTTAGGCCTCATTCCTGGCTGGGGCGGCGCTTACCTTCTCCCCAACCTGATCGGCATTGAGAATGCTCTCAAGGTCGTTATTGAGAACCCCCTCAAGAACAACCGCATGCTCAACGCCTCAGCTGCTTTCGAGCTCGGCATCGCTGATGCCATGTTCGGTTCTGCCCGATTCCTCGAAGAATCCATCCTGTGGGCAGATTCTGTACTCAACGAACACCAGCCTCATCGCCCAAACCAACCAGGCAAGGTCGAACGCCTCGCCAAGTGGAACTTGGCTGTGAACATTGCCAAGAAGAGTGTGGAAGACAAGCTCGGAACTGTTGCCAAGTCCCCTTACGTTGCCCTCGAATTGCTCGAACAAGCTCGGAAGGTAGATAAAGAAGCTGCTTTCGCCCGAGAAGACGAAGCAATTGCTTCTCTGATTGTGGGCGACCAGTTCCAAGCGTCGATGTATGCCTTTGATCTCGTGCAAAAGCGAGCAAAGAAGCCAGCCGGTGCACCAGATCCCAAGCTTGCTCGTCCCGTGGGCAAAGTCGGCGTTATCGGTGCTGGCCTCATGGCAAGGCAGTTTGCGCTTCTTTTTGTCCGCAAGCTCAAAGTGCCTGTGGTTCTTACCGACATTAACCAGGACAAGTTAGACGAGGCTTTGGCCTACATCCATGCTGAAATTCAAGCGATGCATGACAAGGGTCGCATCTCCTCTGATGAAAACCAGCGCCTCCAGGCATTGGTGAGCGGAACCACTAACCCTGCTGCCTTCTCGGATGCTGACTGGGTTATCGAAGCAGTCTTTGAAGAACTCAGCGTCAAGCAAGATGTTTTTGCCAACATTGAACAGTTCATTTCAGAAGACGCAATTTTGGCCACCAACACCTCAAGCCTGTCCGTCAATGAAATTGGCGCCAAGCTCAAGCACCCCGAGCGTTTGGTCGGCTTCCACTTCTTCAACCCTGTGGCAGTAATGCCACTTGTTGAAGTGGTGAATGCTCCTCACACCAACGAGATTGCACTGGCAACAGCAATGGACACCGCCAAGAAACTGGGCAAGACCGCAGTTATCACGACGGACTCCCCCGGATTCGTCGTCAACCGCCTCCTCGCTCGCTTGCTCGGTGAAGCGATGCATGCTGTTGACACCGGAACATCGTTCAAGACCGTTGATGAGTCAGTTGCTTCCTTCGGTATGCCGATGGCGCCGTTTGAACTACTTGACCTGGTTGGTCTCAAGGTCGGTGCGCACGTTCTTGATACTCACCATGCAGCATTCCCTGATCGCTTTTTCCGCAGCGACAACCTCCACAAGCTGGCAGAACATGGTTCCATCATTGTTCGAGGCCGCACGGGCAAAATCACCGGTTATGACCGTGGAGCTGAAGCAATCGTGAAGGGTGGCACGAGCCCCATGACTGCGGATCAGATTCGTCTGCGCATTGAAGATGGTCTGGCGGATGAGATTCACCGCATGCTGGATGAAAAGGTTGTCAGTGCTGCCCAGGACATTGAT
- a CDS encoding ammonium transporter, translated as MDTGNTAFLIICTALVLMMTPALAFFYGGLVRAKSVISMMMLSFGSMAIVGVLWIVYGYAIAFPALDSSSFYGIPGVFGIDLAHIGLENLLVIPEGASVPPLVFAAFQATFAIITVALISGAIADRAKFGAWMVFAGVWATLVYFPVASWIFNFTVVDGEMTSGGWLVYNVGALDFAGGTAVEINSGAAALALALVLGKRIGFAKGVHKPHNVPFVLLGAGLLWFGWFGFNAGSAVAADGIAAIALINTMAAGASGIIGWLIIERFKDGKATSVGAASGAVAGLVAITPSCAYLTPTWALVLGLLTGVLCALAVELKFTFGFDDSLDVVGIHLVGGLIGTLFLGFFATEVGLIYSGSFEQLGKQAIAAFSVLIYSFVMSFAIGWVIDKTMGFRVRNEDELAGIDLVMHGEESYDY; from the coding sequence ATGGATACAGGTAATACCGCTTTTCTGATCATCTGCACGGCTCTCGTGTTGATGATGACTCCCGCCCTGGCATTCTTCTATGGTGGTCTTGTTCGTGCCAAGAGCGTGATCAGCATGATGATGCTCAGCTTTGGCTCGATGGCCATTGTTGGCGTGCTCTGGATTGTTTATGGCTACGCCATCGCGTTCCCCGCACTGGACAGCTCATCGTTTTATGGCATTCCTGGTGTCTTCGGTATTGATCTCGCTCACATTGGCCTGGAAAACCTCCTGGTTATTCCCGAGGGTGCCTCTGTTCCTCCTCTTGTTTTTGCTGCGTTCCAGGCAACCTTCGCCATCATTACCGTTGCGCTGATTTCAGGAGCCATTGCTGACCGTGCCAAGTTTGGTGCGTGGATGGTCTTTGCTGGCGTCTGGGCGACTCTGGTCTATTTCCCTGTTGCCTCGTGGATCTTCAACTTCACTGTTGTAGATGGTGAAATGACCAGTGGTGGTTGGCTCGTGTACAACGTCGGTGCCCTCGACTTTGCCGGTGGTACAGCTGTTGAAATCAACTCTGGTGCCGCAGCTCTTGCTCTTGCTTTGGTCCTGGGTAAGCGCATTGGTTTCGCAAAGGGTGTTCACAAGCCACACAACGTTCCCTTTGTTCTGCTGGGTGCTGGTCTGCTCTGGTTCGGGTGGTTTGGCTTCAACGCCGGTTCTGCTGTGGCAGCGGATGGTATTGCGGCCATTGCCCTCATCAACACCATGGCCGCTGGTGCATCCGGAATTATCGGATGGCTCATCATTGAGCGTTTCAAGGATGGCAAGGCAACCTCTGTGGGTGCTGCTTCTGGTGCTGTTGCCGGTCTGGTCGCCATTACGCCGTCCTGCGCATACTTGACACCTACCTGGGCGCTGGTACTTGGTCTTTTGACTGGAGTGTTGTGTGCGCTAGCTGTTGAGCTCAAGTTCACCTTCGGTTTTGATGACTCGCTCGACGTGGTGGGTATCCACCTTGTCGGTGGTCTGATTGGAACCTTGTTCCTCGGATTCTTCGCTACTGAAGTTGGTCTGATCTACTCCGGATCCTTTGAGCAGCTGGGCAAGCAAGCAATTGCGGCCTTCAGCGTCTTGATCTACTCGTTCGTCATGTCCTTTGCCATTGGCTGGGTCATTGATAAGACCATGGGCTTCCGTGTTCGTAACGAGGATGAACTTGCCGGTATTGACTTGGTCATGCACGGAGAAGAGAGCTACGACTACTAA
- a CDS encoding thiolase family protein has product MTAGNRVVFVDGVRTPFGRAGEKGMFWQTRADDLIVKAMMGLLERNPAVPVEEIDDVAIAATTQQGDQGLTLGRTAGILAGLPRHVPGFAIDRMCAGAMTAVTTTAGGIAMGSYNIVLAGGVEHMGRHPMGFNADPNPRFLAEKLVSADALNMGATAERLHDRFPHLTKERADAYALRSQQKVSAAYEAGYIQPDLIPVSAKTAEGWTLATVDEAPRPETTLEGLASLKTPFRPHGRVTAGNASGLNDGATICMLASEEAAEQFGLGVKMTMVSFAFAGVEPEVMGIGPVPATEKALRKAGLDIKDIGLFEVNEAFAVQVLAFLDYFGIADDDPRVNEYGGAIALGHPLASSGVRLMIQLAHQFERHPEVRYGMTTMCIGLGQGGTVIWENPHYKGAK; this is encoded by the coding sequence ATGACAGCGGGAAATCGTGTTGTATTTGTCGATGGTGTGAGAACACCCTTTGGCCGTGCCGGTGAGAAGGGGATGTTCTGGCAGACACGTGCCGATGACCTCATCGTGAAGGCAATGATGGGCCTTCTCGAGCGCAATCCTGCTGTTCCCGTTGAAGAGATCGACGATGTTGCCATCGCGGCCACTACTCAACAGGGCGACCAGGGTCTGACATTAGGTCGCACGGCGGGAATCTTGGCTGGTCTCCCCCGCCACGTTCCCGGATTCGCTATTGACCGCATGTGTGCTGGCGCAATGACCGCTGTCACTACGACCGCTGGCGGTATTGCGATGGGCTCCTACAACATTGTTCTTGCCGGTGGTGTTGAACACATGGGTCGTCACCCTATGGGCTTCAACGCTGACCCCAACCCACGATTCCTCGCAGAGAAGCTAGTAAGCGCGGATGCCCTCAATATGGGTGCCACGGCCGAGCGTCTGCATGACCGTTTCCCTCACCTGACTAAAGAACGTGCAGATGCCTATGCACTGCGCTCACAGCAGAAGGTTTCTGCGGCATACGAAGCCGGATATATCCAGCCCGATCTCATTCCCGTCTCGGCTAAAACGGCCGAAGGTTGGACTCTCGCGACAGTAGACGAAGCTCCTCGACCAGAAACAACCCTGGAAGGCTTGGCTTCCCTCAAAACTCCGTTCCGTCCACACGGTCGTGTCACAGCGGGTAATGCCAGTGGTCTCAACGATGGCGCAACTATCTGCATGCTTGCTAGCGAGGAAGCAGCTGAGCAATTTGGCCTGGGCGTCAAAATGACCATGGTTTCCTTCGCCTTTGCTGGTGTTGAACCAGAGGTCATGGGAATTGGCCCCGTTCCTGCCACTGAGAAGGCACTGCGCAAAGCAGGGCTCGACATCAAGGACATTGGACTCTTTGAAGTAAACGAAGCGTTCGCGGTGCAGGTTCTCGCATTCCTGGATTACTTCGGCATTGCCGATGATGACCCCCGTGTAAACGAGTACGGTGGCGCTATTGCCCTGGGCCACCCTCTCGCCAGCAGTGGTGTTCGACTCATGATTCAACTGGCACACCAGTTCGAACGTCACCCAGAAGTTCGCTACGGCATGACCACGATGTGTATCGGTTTGGGTCAAGGTGGCACCGTCATTTGGGAAAACCCTCACTACAAGGGAGCTAAGTAA